From Deinococcus aquaticus, one genomic window encodes:
- a CDS encoding NAD-dependent epimerase/dehydratase family protein: protein MNILVTGATGFLGGVTARELARAGQTVTGLGRDGARGAALEGAGVRFVAADLRGADWDALLRGVDGQPVGGVVHAAARSTLWGRAQDFHADNVQPSAALAQACARRGVRLVHVSTPSVYNATRRTDQVREDTPVGPRFDSLYARSKWQAEQAVRAALPDATILRPRGIYGVGDTSIVPRLAAALRAGRLPRLTSSEVWTELTDVRNVAHVITLALTRPAPGVFNVTDGQAIALWATLDRLADTLGVPRPTRRVPARLLEGAARLLELGANLHPDRPEPPLTASGVRLLTRPMTLDLTRARERLGYAPVVTPEQGFADVFAGLRGGEA from the coding sequence ATGAACATTCTGGTGACGGGCGCGACCGGGTTCCTGGGTGGGGTGACGGCCCGTGAACTCGCGCGGGCCGGGCAGACCGTGACGGGCCTGGGCCGCGACGGGGCACGCGGCGCGGCGCTGGAGGGGGCGGGCGTGCGCTTCGTGGCGGCCGACCTGCGCGGCGCGGACTGGGACGCCCTGCTGCGCGGCGTGGATGGTCAGCCGGTAGGCGGCGTGGTACACGCGGCGGCCCGCTCGACCCTGTGGGGCCGCGCGCAGGACTTTCACGCGGATAACGTGCAGCCCAGCGCGGCGCTGGCCCAGGCGTGTGCGCGGCGGGGCGTGCGGCTGGTGCATGTCAGTACGCCCAGCGTGTACAACGCGACCCGGCGCACGGATCAGGTGCGTGAGGACACCCCGGTCGGCCCGCGCTTTGACAGCCTGTACGCGCGCAGCAAATGGCAGGCCGAGCAGGCGGTGCGGGCGGCGCTGCCCGACGCGACCATCCTGCGTCCACGCGGCATTTATGGCGTGGGGGATACCAGCATCGTGCCCCGGTTGGCGGCGGCGCTGCGCGCGGGCCGCCTGCCCCGCCTGACTAGCAGCGAGGTCTGGACGGAACTGACCGACGTGCGCAACGTCGCGCACGTGATCACGCTGGCCCTGACCCGCCCCGCGCCGGGCGTGTTCAACGTCACGGACGGGCAGGCCATTGCGCTGTGGGCGACGCTGGACCGGCTGGCCGACACGCTGGGCGTGCCCCGCCCCACCCGGCGCGTGCCTGCGCGGCTGCTGGAGGGGGCCGCCCGCCTGCTGGAACTCGGCGCGAACCTGCACCCCGACCGGCCCGAACCGCCCCTGACCGCCAGCGGCGTGCGCCTGCTGACGCGGCCCATGACGCTGGACCTCACGCGTGCCCGCGAGCGGCTGGGCTACGCGCCGGTCGTGACGCCAGAACAGGGTTTCGCGGACGTGTTTGCTGGGCTGCGGGGAGGGGAGGCATGA
- a CDS encoding MBL fold metallo-hydrolase, giving the protein MSVRVIPLRAGSCLNLAAITERGSPWRVQAYPAGFTLILHPTRGPVLFDTGYGAGVVAAMRRWPGVIYGLITPVQFGAHDSAREQLRVLGFPPEEVRHVIVSHLHADHVGGLRDFPQATFHLDRRAWEPLRALRGVRAVRRAFMPELLPDDFEDRCTWLDFAAAGDDLHPFTQVADVFGDGLLRAVPVPGHAPGMIALLAQEDAGLTVLAADAAWSARAARHDRPVHPLARVAFADPAQERRSGAALRAFLHANPAARVHVSHDTPEGWP; this is encoded by the coding sequence ATGAGCGTCCGCGTCATTCCCCTGCGGGCCGGATCGTGCCTGAACCTCGCGGCAATCACCGAGCGCGGCTCGCCGTGGCGGGTGCAGGCGTACCCGGCGGGCTTCACGCTGATCCTGCACCCCACGCGCGGCCCCGTGCTGTTCGACACCGGGTACGGCGCGGGTGTGGTCGCCGCGATGCGCCGCTGGCCGGGCGTGATCTACGGCCTGATCACGCCCGTGCAGTTCGGTGCCCACGACTCGGCCCGCGAGCAACTGCGCGTGCTGGGCTTCCCGCCAGAGGAGGTGCGGCACGTGATCGTCTCGCACCTGCACGCCGATCACGTGGGCGGCCTGCGCGACTTCCCGCAGGCGACGTTCCACCTTGACCGCCGCGCCTGGGAACCGCTGCGGGCCCTGCGGGGCGTGCGGGCCGTGCGCCGCGCCTTCATGCCGGAACTGCTGCCCGACGATTTCGAGGACCGCTGCACGTGGCTGGACTTCGCAGCGGCCGGGGACGACCTGCACCCCTTCACGCAGGTCGCGGACGTGTTCGGGGACGGCCTGCTGCGCGCCGTGCCGGTCCCCGGACACGCGCCCGGCATGATCGCCCTGCTGGCCCAGGAGGACGCGGGCCTGACCGTCCTGGCCGCCGACGCCGCCTGGAGTGCCCGCGCCGCCCGGCACGACCGCCCCGTGCATCCGCTGGCCCGCGTGGCCTTTGCCGACCCCGCCCAGGAACGCCGCAGCGGCGCGGCCCTGCGCGCCTTCCTGCACGCCAACCCCGCCGCGCGCGTGCACGTCAGCCACGACACGCCGGAAGGGTGGCCGTGA
- a CDS encoding F390 synthetase-related protein codes for MNALPTLLAALDDARLDFRTRAALERHQERLAHDHLRWVAVHSPAVAARFRAAGLPLSRWRELPPTDKTGMLATFDTLNTVGVTLERALEVARHADTTRDFTPTLPGPRGPVTVGLSTGTSGTQGVFLVGPDEQARWAGTVLRHLLPGGLRGLTRRHRVAFFLRADSPLYRSVQGGRLGLRFFDLLRPVPDLAHDLSAYRPTLIVGPPSVLRAVQRAGASVQGQRVISVAEVLEPDDAAHLSAWGEVVQVYQATEGLLALPCPHGHLHLNEAHVHFDLEPLDGGEPLGDGLHRPVITDLRRRTQPFIRHRLNDALRLHPDPCPCGQAARRVHSIAGRQDDALHLPGAAGETVTVWPDFLRGALASVPGLNEYHAEQTGPAALTLHLDPHDPATHALALHAVHAALLRTPADPERLTLTTRPLDPPAPGTKRRRVTRTWNPT; via the coding sequence GTGAACGCCCTGCCCACCCTGCTGGCCGCGCTGGACGACGCCCGCCTGGACTTCCGTACCCGCGCCGCCCTGGAACGCCACCAGGAGCGGCTGGCGCACGACCACCTGCGCTGGGTCGCGGTGCACAGCCCCGCCGTCGCCGCCCGCTTCCGCGCTGCCGGGTTGCCCCTGAGCCGCTGGCGCGAACTGCCCCCCACCGACAAGACCGGAATGCTCGCCACCTTCGACACCCTGAACACGGTGGGCGTCACGCTGGAGCGGGCACTGGAGGTCGCCCGCCACGCCGACACCACCCGCGACTTCACACCCACCCTGCCCGGCCCGCGCGGCCCCGTCACGGTCGGCCTGTCCACCGGTACCAGCGGCACCCAGGGCGTCTTCCTGGTCGGCCCGGACGAACAGGCCCGCTGGGCCGGCACGGTCCTGCGCCACCTGCTGCCCGGCGGCCTGCGCGGCCTGACCCGCCGCCACCGCGTCGCGTTCTTCCTGCGCGCCGACAGCCCCCTGTACCGCAGCGTGCAGGGCGGCCGCCTGGGCCTGCGCTTCTTCGACCTGCTGCGTCCCGTTCCCGACCTCGCCCACGACCTCAGCGCCTACCGACCCACCCTGATCGTCGGGCCGCCCAGCGTCCTGCGGGCCGTGCAGCGCGCCGGAGCCAGCGTGCAGGGCCAGCGCGTCATCAGCGTCGCCGAGGTCCTCGAACCCGACGACGCCGCCCACCTGAGCGCCTGGGGTGAGGTCGTGCAGGTCTACCAGGCCACCGAGGGCCTGCTGGCCCTGCCCTGCCCGCACGGGCACCTGCACCTGAACGAAGCGCACGTGCACTTCGACCTTGAACCCCTGGATGGTGGGGAACCCCTCGGAGACGGCCTGCACCGACCCGTCATCACGGACCTGCGCCGCCGCACCCAGCCGTTCATCCGCCACCGCCTGAACGACGCCCTGCGCCTGCACCCCGACCCCTGCCCCTGCGGACAGGCCGCCCGCCGCGTGCACAGCATCGCCGGACGCCAGGACGACGCCCTGCACCTGCCCGGCGCGGCAGGGGAGACCGTCACCGTCTGGCCGGACTTCCTGCGCGGCGCCCTGGCCAGCGTGCCCGGCCTGAACGAGTACCACGCCGAACAGACCGGCCCCGCCGCCCTCACCCTGCACCTCGACCCGCACGACCCTGCCACCCACGCACTCGCCCTGCACGCCGTTCACGCCGCCCTGCTGCGCACGCCCGCCGACCCGGAACGCCTCACCCTGACCACCCGGCCCCTCGACCCGCCCGCCCCCGGCACCAAACGCCGCCGCGTCACCCGCACCTGGAACCCCACATGA
- a CDS encoding 3-oxoacyl-ACP synthase III family protein, which translates to MTQPNPAMLGVRLLATAQALPERRVPTAEVAALCHVPADLAIKRTGVHERRWLSGTETALSLGTQAAREALNRAGLDISDVDVLLNASGSQLQPIPDGAALYARELGLQGKATYSLHATCLSFLIALQHAALLIHTRQARHVLIISSEGGSVGLNPAQPESTLLIGDGAAAVLLGPPEHPHQGLHAGRTETHPAGADHTRITGGGTLRHPNHPDATPTDFTFDMQGLQVLKLASRVVPPFLERLRPGLSSGLPGITRVIPHQASQAGLDLMRRYHWPEEQVEVTLRTLGNVIAASLPLTLHQALEAGRLGAGDTALLVGTGAGLIAGGVIWEL; encoded by the coding sequence ATGACCCAACCCAACCCCGCCATGCTGGGCGTGCGCCTGCTCGCCACCGCCCAGGCGCTGCCCGAACGCCGCGTTCCCACCGCCGAGGTCGCCGCCCTGTGCCACGTCCCCGCCGACCTCGCCATCAAACGCACAGGCGTCCACGAACGGCGCTGGCTGTCCGGCACCGAGACCGCCCTGAGCCTCGGCACGCAGGCCGCCCGTGAAGCCCTGAACCGCGCCGGACTGGACATCAGCGACGTGGACGTCCTCCTGAACGCCAGCGGCAGCCAGCTGCAACCCATCCCCGACGGCGCCGCCCTCTACGCCCGCGAACTCGGACTGCAAGGCAAGGCCACGTACTCCCTGCACGCCACCTGCCTCAGCTTCCTCATCGCCCTCCAGCACGCCGCGCTCCTCATCCACACCCGGCAGGCCCGGCACGTCCTGATCATCAGCAGCGAAGGCGGCAGCGTCGGCCTCAACCCCGCACAACCCGAAAGCACCCTCCTGATCGGAGACGGAGCCGCCGCCGTCCTCCTCGGCCCACCCGAACACCCCCACCAGGGCCTGCACGCTGGCCGCACCGAAACCCACCCCGCCGGAGCCGACCACACCCGCATCACCGGCGGCGGCACCCTCCGGCACCCCAACCACCCAGACGCCACCCCCACCGACTTCACCTTCGACATGCAGGGCCTGCAAGTCCTGAAACTCGCCAGCCGCGTCGTGCCCCCCTTCCTCGAACGCCTCCGCCCCGGCCTCAGCAGCGGCCTGCCCGGCATCACCCGCGTCATCCCCCACCAGGCCAGTCAGGCCGGCCTCGACCTCATGCGCCGCTACCACTGGCCCGAAGAACAGGTCGAAGTCACGCTCCGCACCCTCGGGAACGTCATCGCCGCCAGCCTTCCCCTCACACTGCACCAGGCGCTCGAAGCCGGGCGGCTGGGCGCGGGGGACACGGCTCTGCTGGTCGGCACGGGGGCGGGGCTCATCGCGGGGGGGGTGATCTGGGAGTTGTAG
- the aroA gene encoding 3-phosphoshikimate 1-carboxyvinyltransferase has protein sequence MSVDGLPEKFDVIVHPAPELRGELRAQPSKNYTTRYLLAAALAVGESRVVGVATSEDAGAMLRCLGDWGAGVELVGGDAVIRGFGASPRAGVTLNPGNAGAVARFLMGVAALTTGTEFVTDYPDSLGKRPQGDLLEALSRLGARVQSRDGMFPVSISGPIRGGVVEVSAERSSQYASALMFLGPLLPDGLELRLTGEIKSHAPLRQTLDTLAAFGVRASASEDLSRISIPGGQAFRAGRVLVPGDYPGSAAILAAAVTRPGEVRLSNLREQDLQGEREAVAVLREMGADIVRDGDVLTVRGGRPLHGVVRDGDGFTDAVQALTGAASLAGGTTTWENVYTLRLKECDRISDTRRELERLGLSVSETQDSLTVTGTPSLAGGVTADGHGDHRMIMLLTILGLSAAAPIRITAAHHIRKSYPLFFRHLEELGARFEYPEATRA, from the coding sequence ATGAGTGTTGACGGCCTGCCGGAGAAGTTTGACGTGATCGTGCATCCTGCGCCTGAACTGCGGGGGGAGTTGCGGGCGCAGCCGAGCAAGAATTACACGACGCGGTACCTGCTGGCGGCGGCGCTGGCGGTGGGGGAGTCGCGGGTGGTGGGCGTGGCGACCAGTGAGGATGCCGGGGCGATGCTGCGGTGCCTGGGGGACTGGGGTGCGGGCGTGGAGCTGGTGGGTGGGGACGCGGTGATCCGGGGCTTCGGTGCGAGTCCGCGTGCGGGCGTGACGCTGAATCCGGGGAATGCGGGGGCGGTGGCGCGGTTCCTGATGGGCGTGGCGGCCCTGACGACCGGGACGGAGTTCGTGACGGACTACCCGGATTCGCTGGGTAAGCGGCCGCAGGGGGATCTGCTGGAGGCCCTGTCGCGGCTGGGCGCGCGGGTGCAGAGCCGGGACGGCATGTTCCCGGTGTCCATCTCGGGGCCGATACGGGGCGGTGTGGTGGAGGTCAGTGCGGAGCGCAGCAGTCAGTACGCCAGCGCGCTGATGTTCCTGGGGCCGCTCCTCCCGGACGGGCTGGAGTTGCGCCTGACGGGGGAGATCAAGAGTCACGCGCCGCTGCGGCAGACGCTGGATACCCTGGCGGCGTTCGGGGTGCGGGCGTCGGCCAGTGAGGACCTGAGCCGCATCTCGATTCCGGGTGGGCAGGCGTTCCGGGCGGGGCGGGTGCTGGTGCCGGGGGATTACCCGGGCAGCGCGGCGATCCTGGCGGCGGCGGTCACGCGGCCCGGCGAGGTGCGCCTGTCGAACCTGCGTGAGCAGGACCTTCAGGGCGAGCGGGAGGCGGTGGCCGTGCTGCGCGAGATGGGCGCGGACATCGTGCGGGACGGCGACGTGCTGACCGTGCGGGGCGGGCGGCCCCTGCATGGCGTGGTGCGCGACGGGGACGGCTTTACGGACGCCGTGCAGGCCCTGACGGGCGCAGCGTCGCTGGCGGGCGGCACGACCACCTGGGAGAACGTGTACACCCTGCGCCTGAAGGAATGCGACCGCATCAGCGACACGCGCCGCGAACTGGAACGCCTGGGCCTGAGCGTCAGTGAAACGCAGGACAGCCTGACGGTCACGGGTACGCCCAGTCTCGCCGGGGGCGTCACCGCCGACGGGCACGGCGATCACCGCATGATCATGCTGCTGACCATCCTGGGCCTCAGCGCGGCCGCGCCGATCCGCATCACGGCCGCGCACCACATCCGCAAGAGTTACCCGCTGTTCTTCCGGCACCTGGAAGAGCTGGGCGCGCGGTTCGAGTATCCGGAAGCCACGCGCGCCTGA
- a CDS encoding YiaA/YiaB family inner membrane protein, producing the protein MTQFNTPDLVGDSPAWLSFIWIAFLISISLMLLGIFFIPVDWWVKGYLYMGTLFLTASTLTLSKSLRDRHEYERLVNRVKSARTEQVLSKFES; encoded by the coding sequence ATGACTCAGTTCAACACCCCGGATCTTGTCGGTGATTCCCCCGCGTGGCTCAGTTTCATCTGGATCGCGTTCCTGATCAGCATCAGCCTGATGCTGCTGGGCATCTTCTTCATTCCCGTCGACTGGTGGGTCAAGGGCTACCTGTACATGGGCACCCTGTTCCTCACGGCCAGCACCCTGACCCTCAGCAAGAGCCTGCGTGACAGGCACGAGTACGAACGCCTCGTGAACCGCGTCAAGAGTGCCCGCACCGAGCAGGTTCTCAGCAAATTCGAAAGCTGA
- a CDS encoding PQQ-dependent sugar dehydrogenase yields the protein MFSIRARRPLPSFPSASSARSGVGRAAAALLAGMLAVSGTGCAQGAPAAGLNVPDGFSVTLFADGFKKPRFMVVASNGDVLISDQSAGTVTVMPDRNRDGKADSKQVYASGLNQPHGLAIHGAYLYVANTDGVVRYPYRPGDTKASAAPQKIVSLPGAGGHSTRTVEFGPDGRMYVAVGSTCNVCEESDPKRAAIWVYDADGRNGKPYATGLRNAVGIEWFGGQLFATNNGRDMLGDDLPPEGFYRVKAGGFYGWPYCYTTQPGQAQVWDRDFGKKTADACKAATPAFSLTTAHSAPLGLAFYDGKTFPAAYRGQMFAALHGSWNRSARSGYKVIMIDPQSGKTTDFVTGFLKGQTVAGRPVDLVVAADGAMLLSDDGAGRVWRIQAR from the coding sequence ATGTTCTCAATTCGTGCCCGCCGTCCGCTGCCGTCCTTCCCGTCCGCGTCGTCTGCCCGCTCTGGGGTGGGGCGCGCGGCCGCAGCGCTCCTGGCGGGAATGCTGGCCGTGTCGGGGACCGGCTGCGCTCAGGGTGCCCCGGCCGCCGGCCTGAACGTTCCGGACGGGTTCAGTGTCACGCTGTTCGCAGACGGATTCAAGAAACCGCGCTTCATGGTCGTGGCCAGTAACGGTGACGTGCTGATCAGCGACCAGAGCGCCGGAACGGTCACGGTCATGCCGGACCGCAACCGTGACGGGAAGGCCGACAGTAAGCAGGTGTACGCCAGCGGCCTGAACCAGCCGCACGGGCTGGCCATTCACGGCGCTTACCTGTACGTGGCGAACACGGACGGGGTGGTGCGCTACCCGTACCGGCCCGGTGACACGAAGGCCAGCGCCGCCCCGCAGAAGATCGTGAGCCTGCCGGGCGCGGGCGGTCACTCGACCCGCACGGTGGAATTCGGGCCGGATGGGCGGATGTACGTGGCGGTGGGTAGCACCTGCAACGTCTGCGAGGAAAGCGACCCGAAACGCGCCGCCATCTGGGTGTACGACGCCGACGGCAGGAACGGTAAACCCTACGCGACTGGTCTGCGCAACGCCGTGGGCATTGAGTGGTTCGGGGGTCAGCTGTTCGCCACGAACAACGGCCGTGACATGCTGGGTGACGACCTGCCGCCCGAAGGCTTCTACCGCGTGAAGGCCGGCGGGTTCTACGGCTGGCCGTACTGCTACACCACGCAGCCCGGACAGGCGCAGGTGTGGGACAGGGACTTCGGGAAGAAGACCGCCGATGCCTGCAAGGCCGCCACGCCCGCCTTCTCGCTGACCACCGCGCACTCCGCGCCGCTGGGACTGGCGTTCTACGACGGCAAGACGTTCCCCGCCGCGTACCGGGGGCAGATGTTCGCGGCGCTGCACGGCAGCTGGAACCGCAGCGCCAGGAGCGGCTACAAGGTCATCATGATCGACCCGCAGAGCGGCAAGACCACGGACTTCGTGACGGGCTTCCTGAAAGGCCAGACTGTCGCGGGGCGTCCCGTCGATCTGGTCGTCGCGGCGGACGGGGCCATGCTGCTCAGTGACGACGGGGCCGGGCGCGTCTGGCGCATCCAGGCCCGCTGA
- a CDS encoding DEAD/DEAH box helicase: MKLSRLPPGFALDTAAQGLSLREESVQSVTRHWTDAGWHAEATVVDAGQAYHATVDLLPPPDPQLRGSSCTCGRYRCRHVAALVLATDPPDGPRPARTEPAPDAAPTEEPLDARTQQWLASFTETRAPARGRQFELRYVLRFLPPGTSVGGTRRVAVQLTRVPLRGDLPDLSGAERYSLPRNLASAPAFVRRDTHLLRLLDVATTATHEPGRWQDELHVLGDHPAADLLIDSMLDSGRLCWERPDTTLTRGPDLHGHLAWMSDARGAQTPTLHVPDAPDAVILPTPRPWAVQRLAPDSQQNAAHQSAAQPQNQNRRRAAPTPTTLLSRVQTDTPPDQVARFLTGPVLPPAQAVALAHAITATGLNLPIPQTVRVREERLPYTPQLHLSSRPGARHDSAYHTPGARPEPVTVPTAHLRHAYAGMTVPDAHAEGGAGPTVYREGVLTRVARDLAAERDAEHTVALAGFMPLEEALGDTYHLTAPDLDSLLTLGDDEDAWMTFMRSGRAELEAQGVTVHVHPDFPMNFAEITDWYGETNDSFGGWFTLDLGIVVDGTRISLIPVLADLIARQPGLFTPEALATLDDTETLHAALDDGRRVALPAGRIRAILGVLVELNLRDLPPGPLRLPLLDAARVAQLEEAVQARWLGAERLLELGRKLRDFNGIRDVTPPANLNADLRPYQRQGLAWLQFLREYGMGGILADDMGLGKTVMTLAHLLVEQASGRADRPSLVVAPTSVIGNWQAEAARFAPDLRVLTLHGKDRRALFPQIPQHDLVLTTYPLLPRDIDELGAFGYHLVILDEAQNIKNARTAAAKAAGALNARHRLALTGTPLENHLGELWSQFNFLAPGLLHDEKTFRELYRTPIEKRGEAGRRAALAARVRPFILRREKRDVARELPPKTEIPVRVTLDGDQRDLYETVRVTTESRVREELRARGLSRSTIAILDALLKLRQAVTDPRLVKLEAARSVEGNAKFEWLSTNLPQMVEEGRRVLIFSGFATLLGHLEDWLRDIRIPYSMITGSTQDRQSQIEAFQSGKTHVFLITLKAGGVGLNLTAADTVIHYDPWWNPAAEDQATDRAYRIGQDKPVFVYKLIAAGSVEERILDLQARKASLARGILDGGLSDATQLTTADLDRLFAPLEDGADSDAGPDSRDPDEDDSTDGNGRDGALTRPDVLVRR, from the coding sequence ATGAAGCTCAGCCGTCTGCCGCCGGGCTTCGCGCTCGACACGGCCGCGCAGGGCCTCTCGCTGCGCGAGGAGAGCGTGCAGAGCGTCACGCGCCACTGGACCGACGCGGGCTGGCACGCCGAGGCGACCGTCGTGGACGCCGGGCAGGCCTACCACGCCACCGTGGACCTGCTGCCCCCCCCGGACCCGCAACTGCGCGGCAGCAGCTGCACCTGCGGCCGCTACCGCTGCCGGCACGTGGCCGCGCTGGTCCTGGCGACCGACCCGCCCGACGGTCCCCGCCCCGCCCGTACGGAACCCGCGCCGGACGCCGCGCCCACCGAGGAACCCCTGGACGCCCGCACGCAGCAGTGGCTGGCGTCGTTCACGGAGACCCGCGCGCCCGCCCGTGGCCGGCAGTTCGAGCTGCGGTACGTGCTGCGCTTCCTGCCGCCTGGCACCAGCGTCGGCGGCACGCGCCGCGTGGCCGTGCAGCTCACGCGCGTGCCCCTGCGCGGCGACCTGCCAGACCTGAGCGGCGCCGAACGGTACTCGCTGCCCCGCAACCTCGCCAGCGCCCCGGCCTTCGTGCGGCGCGACACGCACCTGCTGCGCCTGCTGGACGTCGCCACGACCGCCACGCACGAACCCGGCCGCTGGCAGGACGAACTGCACGTCCTGGGTGACCACCCGGCCGCCGACCTGCTGATTGACAGCATGCTCGACTCGGGCCGCCTGTGCTGGGAACGCCCGGACACGACCCTCACGCGCGGCCCGGACCTGCACGGCCACCTCGCCTGGATGTCCGATGCACGCGGCGCGCAGACGCCCACCCTGCACGTCCCGGACGCGCCGGACGCCGTCATCCTGCCCACCCCGCGCCCCTGGGCCGTGCAGCGCCTCGCCCCGGACAGCCAGCAGAACGCCGCCCACCAGAGCGCGGCCCAGCCGCAGAACCAGAACCGCCGCAGGGCCGCGCCCACCCCGACCACGCTGCTCTCGCGCGTGCAGACCGACACGCCGCCCGATCAGGTGGCCCGCTTCCTGACCGGGCCGGTCCTGCCGCCCGCGCAGGCGGTGGCGCTGGCGCACGCCATCACCGCGACCGGCCTGAACCTGCCCATCCCGCAGACCGTGCGCGTGCGCGAGGAACGCCTGCCGTACACCCCGCAACTGCACCTGTCGTCCCGGCCCGGCGCACGTCACGACTCTGCCTACCACACCCCTGGCGCGCGTCCGGAACCCGTGACTGTGCCCACCGCGCACCTGCGCCACGCCTACGCCGGCATGACCGTCCCCGACGCGCACGCCGAGGGCGGAGCCGGACCCACCGTGTACCGCGAGGGCGTCCTGACCCGCGTGGCCCGCGACCTGGCCGCGGAACGCGACGCCGAACACACCGTCGCCCTGGCCGGATTCATGCCGCTGGAAGAGGCCCTGGGAGACACCTACCACCTGACGGCCCCCGACCTCGACAGCCTCCTGACGCTGGGGGACGACGAGGACGCCTGGATGACCTTCATGCGCTCGGGCCGCGCCGAACTGGAAGCGCAGGGCGTCACCGTGCACGTCCACCCGGACTTCCCCATGAACTTCGCCGAGATCACCGACTGGTACGGCGAGACGAACGACTCCTTCGGCGGCTGGTTCACGCTGGACCTGGGGATCGTCGTGGACGGCACCCGCATCAGCCTGATTCCGGTCCTGGCGGACCTGATCGCCCGCCAGCCGGGGCTGTTCACGCCAGAAGCCCTGGCCACCCTCGACGACACCGAAACCCTGCACGCCGCCCTCGACGACGGCCGCCGCGTCGCCCTGCCCGCCGGACGCATCCGCGCCATTCTGGGCGTGCTGGTCGAACTGAACCTGCGCGACCTGCCGCCCGGGCCGCTGCGCCTGCCGCTGCTGGACGCCGCCCGCGTCGCGCAGCTCGAAGAGGCCGTGCAGGCCCGCTGGCTCGGCGCCGAACGCCTGCTGGAACTGGGGCGCAAACTCCGGGATTTCAACGGCATCCGCGACGTCACCCCGCCCGCCAACCTGAACGCCGACCTGCGCCCCTACCAGCGTCAGGGCCTCGCGTGGCTGCAATTCCTGCGCGAGTACGGCATGGGCGGCATCCTCGCCGACGACATGGGTCTGGGCAAGACCGTCATGACCCTGGCGCACCTGCTGGTCGAGCAGGCTTCGGGCCGCGCGGACCGGCCCAGTCTGGTGGTCGCGCCGACCAGCGTGATCGGGAACTGGCAGGCGGAAGCGGCGAGGTTCGCGCCGGACCTGCGGGTGCTGACGCTGCACGGCAAGGACCGCCGCGCGCTGTTCCCGCAGATTCCGCAGCATGATCTGGTGCTGACCACGTACCCGCTGCTGCCGCGCGACATCGACGAGCTGGGCGCGTTCGGGTACCACCTGGTGATTCTGGACGAGGCGCAGAACATCAAGAATGCCCGCACGGCGGCGGCCAAGGCGGCGGGCGCTCTGAACGCCCGGCACCGGCTGGCGCTGACCGGCACGCCACTGGAAAACCACCTGGGCGAGCTGTGGTCGCAGTTCAACTTCCTGGCCCCGGGCCTGCTGCACGACGAGAAAACCTTCCGGGAGCTGTACCGCACGCCCATCGAGAAGCGCGGCGAGGCGGGGCGGCGCGCCGCGCTGGCCGCGCGGGTCCGGCCGTTCATCCTGCGCCGCGAGAAGCGGGACGTGGCGCGCGAACTGCCGCCCAAGACCGAGATTCCGGTGCGCGTCACGCTGGACGGCGACCAGCGGGACCTGTACGAGACGGTGCGCGTCACCACCGAATCCCGCGTGCGTGAGGAACTGCGCGCCCGGGGCCTGTCGCGCAGCACCATTGCCATCCTGGACGCCCTGCTGAAACTCCGGCAGGCGGTCACCGACCCGCGCCTCGTGAAACTGGAAGCGGCGCGCAGCGTGGAAGGCAACGCGAAATTCGAGTGGCTGAGCACCAACCTGCCGCAGATGGTCGAGGAAGGCCGCCGCGTCCTGATCTTCAGCGGGTTCGCCACGCTGCTGGGCCACCTGGAAGACTGGCTGCGCGACATCCGCATTCCGTACTCCATGATCACGGGCAGCACCCAGGATCGCCAGAGTCAGATCGAGGCGTTCCAGAGCGGTAAGACGCACGTGTTCCTGATTACCCTGAAGGCCGGCGGGGTCGGCCTGAACCTCACGGCGGCCGACACGGTCATCCACTACGACCCGTGGTGGAACCCGGCCGCCGAGGATCAGGCGACCGATCGCGCGTACCGCATCGGGCAGGACAAACCGGTGTTCGTGTACAAACTGATCGCGGCGGGCAGCGTCGAGGAACGCATCCTGGACCTCCAGGCGCGCAAGGCCAGTCTGGCGCGCGGCATTCTGGACGGCGGCCTGAGCGACGCCACGCAACTGACCACCGCCGACCTCGACCGCCTGTTCGCGCCGCTGGAAGACGGGGCCGACAGCGACGCCGGGCCGGACAGCCGCGACCCCGACGAGGACGACAGCACCGACGGCAACGGCCGTGACGGCGCCCTGACCCGCCCGGACGTGCTGGTCCGGCGGTGA